The uncultured Sphaerochaeta sp. genome includes a window with the following:
- a CDS encoding ABC transporter permease, with product MKTKDMLELKKKKGLNLQKLLAPLALVIIYAFFALFGRNFFSYTTLVNILDSSYYIGFLAIGVTFVIITGGIDLSCGTVMMAATIIGGTAYKTWGWPMWISLILIIVVATSFGLFNGIMVSRLKLPPFIATLGTMMISLGTGSIVSNVRSATFPARGAEDSWFKGIFKFIAEDNTSYPTGAIVLFGTAFIAYIILTRTKMGRYIFAVGSNKEAARLSGIDVAKWEMMAYVISGFLAGIGGIAFAAVYTTVMPAQGQGFELYAIAGTVIGGTSLSGGAGSVFGTMIGVYIMSVLRAGLPSMDLQSQYQTFFTGVVVLGAVMLDIYRTKKSSEVRILSESDRYKEEMLLKMSQLKAELSSAEPVAKTEIEKKLAELRLEMRAQYRALKRDEKAQRAELRKKEKEFVKR from the coding sequence ATGAAAACGAAGGATATGCTTGAGTTGAAAAAAAAGAAAGGATTGAATCTCCAAAAGTTGCTTGCACCACTGGCTCTCGTTATCATCTACGCATTCTTTGCGCTCTTCGGCAGGAACTTCTTCTCCTATACGACATTGGTAAACATCCTTGACTCTTCTTACTATATTGGGTTCCTGGCCATCGGGGTTACCTTTGTCATCATCACCGGTGGAATTGATCTCTCTTGTGGTACAGTGATGATGGCAGCGACAATCATCGGCGGAACAGCATACAAGACATGGGGATGGCCCATGTGGATTTCATTGATTCTCATCATTGTGGTTGCAACATCCTTTGGTCTTTTTAATGGAATCATGGTAAGTAGATTGAAATTGCCGCCATTCATTGCGACCCTGGGTACCATGATGATCAGCTTGGGTACCGGATCCATTGTATCGAATGTGCGTAGTGCAACCTTCCCGGCGCGTGGGGCAGAAGATAGTTGGTTCAAGGGAATCTTCAAGTTCATTGCTGAGGACAATACCTCCTACCCTACCGGTGCCATTGTACTTTTCGGCACAGCATTCATCGCGTATATCATTCTTACCAGGACAAAGATGGGACGATATATCTTTGCAGTTGGTTCAAACAAGGAGGCGGCACGCCTGAGTGGTATTGATGTTGCTAAATGGGAGATGATGGCCTATGTAATCAGCGGATTCCTTGCCGGTATCGGTGGTATTGCCTTTGCTGCAGTCTACACCACCGTTATGCCCGCCCAAGGCCAAGGTTTTGAATTGTATGCTATAGCAGGAACCGTTATCGGGGGAACCAGTCTCAGTGGAGGTGCAGGTTCAGTCTTCGGGACAATGATTGGTGTCTATATCATGAGTGTATTGCGCGCTGGATTGCCGTCGATGGACCTACAGTCACAATACCAGACATTCTTTACTGGTGTGGTTGTCCTTGGTGCTGTCATGCTCGATATCTATCGAACGAAAAAATCTTCTGAGGTTCGCATTCTCTCCGAATCTGACAGGTACAAGGAGGAAATGTTGCTGAAGATGTCTCAACTGAAGGCAGAATTATCCTCTGCTGAACCTGTAGCCAAAACAGAAATAGAGAAAAAACTTGCCGAACTTCGTCTGGAAATGCGTGCACAATACCGTGCTCTGAAGCGTGACGAAAAAGCACAAAGAGCAGAGCTACGCAAGAAGGAGAAGGAATTCGTAAAGAGATAA
- a CDS encoding sugar ABC transporter ATP-binding protein — MSNVILSMKAIDKRFAGVHALKGVDFDLHEGEIHAIVGENGAGKSTLMKALTGIFPKDSGEIHYMGKLFNPQGPKEALDAGIAIVHQELNMMEHLTVAQNLYIGREATKHRGLFLDEKEQNKRARELFAHLNMSIDPEEKVRDLTVGKQQMVEIAKAVSHNLKILIFDEPTAALTDREIKDLFTIMKDLAKKGVGMIYISHRLDEIGIITDRVTVLRDGEYVGTKLTKELSKDEMINMMVGRVIYEQPKAKSNVPDNAPVVLKIDNLNAGKLVQNISFELHKGEILGFSGLMGAGRTETMRALFGADKASGSIYINGKKTLIESPEDAVLNGIGYLSEDRKRFGLAIKLSVESNAIMASYEDLCPNLFLPRSKLHQIAAENVEKLNVKTPSLDQLVQNLSGGNQQKVVIAKWLIKNCSILIFDEPTRGIDVGAKSEIYHLMNELVKEGKSIIMISSELNEILRMSDRIAVMCEGKLTGILPIEEATQEKIMELATQHG; from the coding sequence GTGAGTAACGTAATCCTGTCGATGAAGGCAATTGATAAGCGATTCGCCGGTGTACACGCACTCAAGGGTGTGGACTTCGATCTGCATGAGGGCGAGATTCATGCAATCGTCGGTGAAAACGGGGCTGGCAAATCAACATTGATGAAAGCCCTCACTGGTATATTTCCAAAAGACTCAGGTGAAATCCATTACATGGGTAAGCTGTTTAATCCACAGGGCCCAAAGGAAGCATTGGATGCAGGAATTGCGATTGTTCACCAAGAGCTGAATATGATGGAGCATCTCACCGTTGCACAAAATCTCTATATCGGACGTGAAGCTACCAAACATCGAGGATTGTTTTTGGATGAAAAGGAACAAAACAAAAGAGCCAGGGAGTTGTTCGCTCATCTGAATATGTCCATAGATCCAGAAGAAAAGGTACGGGACCTTACCGTCGGCAAGCAACAGATGGTTGAGATTGCAAAGGCTGTTTCCCATAATCTCAAGATTCTTATCTTTGACGAACCAACTGCTGCCTTGACCGACAGAGAGATCAAGGACCTGTTTACCATCATGAAAGATTTGGCCAAGAAAGGTGTTGGCATGATCTATATCAGCCACCGTCTTGATGAAATCGGTATCATCACCGACCGGGTTACCGTACTCAGGGATGGTGAATATGTGGGGACCAAACTGACCAAGGAGTTAAGCAAGGATGAGATGATCAACATGATGGTTGGACGGGTAATCTATGAACAGCCTAAAGCAAAAAGCAATGTTCCAGATAATGCACCGGTTGTCCTGAAGATTGATAATCTTAATGCGGGCAAACTTGTACAGAACATCTCATTCGAGTTGCATAAGGGTGAGATACTTGGATTTTCTGGACTCATGGGGGCTGGCAGAACTGAGACGATGCGTGCTCTCTTTGGTGCCGATAAAGCCTCTGGCTCAATCTATATCAATGGAAAGAAGACCCTCATTGAAAGTCCAGAGGATGCTGTACTCAACGGCATTGGATACCTATCAGAAGATCGAAAACGTTTTGGCCTGGCGATCAAGCTCTCGGTTGAATCCAATGCCATCATGGCTTCGTACGAAGACCTCTGCCCCAACCTCTTCCTTCCTCGCTCCAAACTACATCAGATTGCTGCTGAGAATGTAGAGAAACTCAATGTAAAAACCCCCTCACTGGACCAGCTTGTACAAAATCTTTCAGGGGGCAATCAGCAGAAAGTGGTTATTGCCAAATGGTTGATCAAGAACTGCTCCATCCTCATCTTCGATGAACCCACACGTGGAATCGATGTAGGAGCAAAGAGTGAGATTTATCACCTGATGAATGAACTCGTCAAGGAAGGAAAGTCCATCATTATGATCAGCAGTGAACTGAATGAGATTCTGAGAATGAGTGACCGAATTGCAGTAATGTGTGAAGGAAAACTCACTGGGATACTTCCAATAGAAGAGGCAACCCAGGAAAAGATCATGGAATTGGCTACACAACATGGATAG
- a CDS encoding SDR family NAD(P)-dependent oxidoreductase, which produces MNPYLKEYEWSNIAAMLKNNKATPKKEEKDFTGNLVVITGATSGIGYETAKLFASHGASLLLINRNKVKSEQLKQEIENEFQVPCTYFIADFSHLEQIHAAATMLAGLTQDIAVLIHNAGVYNTKKQFTDDSLEEVFQVNYLASFIITYRLMEKLKRQERARILYVNSEGHRFALSGLHLDDLDWKRHHYSGLKSYGSAKTAQLLSLFPFNEHFKESGVAINAMHPGDVRTNMGENNGKLYKWFKHHLINPSARTPDLSAQALYYLGVSAEVDGITGRFFNFTTEEIPAPHALDREMAEKLWEKSLTILPYNYR; this is translated from the coding sequence ATGAATCCTTATCTGAAAGAGTATGAATGGTCAAATATTGCTGCCATGCTCAAGAACAACAAGGCAACTCCAAAGAAAGAAGAGAAAGACTTCACTGGAAACTTAGTTGTCATTACGGGGGCTACCTCAGGCATCGGATACGAGACAGCAAAACTTTTTGCTTCCCATGGTGCCTCCCTTCTATTAATCAACCGGAACAAGGTGAAGTCAGAACAGCTGAAACAGGAGATAGAAAACGAGTTTCAGGTACCTTGTACCTACTTTATTGCTGACTTCTCACATCTTGAGCAAATACATGCTGCCGCTACCATGCTGGCAGGACTAACACAAGATATCGCTGTACTTATTCATAACGCCGGGGTTTACAATACTAAAAAGCAGTTTACTGATGACAGCTTGGAGGAGGTCTTCCAGGTCAACTACCTTGCTTCCTTCATCATTACCTATCGGTTGATGGAAAAACTCAAACGACAGGAACGTGCAAGGATTCTATATGTCAATTCTGAGGGGCACAGATTCGCACTCTCTGGCTTGCATCTGGATGATCTTGATTGGAAGAGGCACCATTATAGTGGACTGAAGAGTTATGGTTCAGCAAAAACTGCACAGCTGCTCTCTCTATTCCCGTTTAACGAACACTTCAAGGAAAGTGGGGTTGCTATCAACGCTATGCACCCTGGTGATGTAAGAACCAATATGGGCGAAAATAACGGGAAGCTCTATAAATGGTTCAAGCACCACCTGATCAATCCTTCAGCCAGAACACCTGATCTCTCTGCCCAAGCGTTGTACTACCTGGGGGTCTCTGCTGAAGTGGATGGAATTACAGGAAGGTTCTTCAACTTCACTACCGAAGAAATTCCAGCTCCCCACGCACTTGACCGCGAGATGGCTGAAAAGTTATGGGAAAAAAGCCTTACCATTTTACCATACAATTATCGATAA
- a CDS encoding nuclear transport factor 2 family protein produces the protein MEYSIQSKEQLRELWTNIYNTEGKPDWSHILPYYDEHIFFWDSVQKIHGIADFTTMTERLIARSSDLKMDIKNIAQNGNVMFLEWEMTLSFKKYPNSSVYGASRVTLNEQGKIIEQRDYYDLWGDIFDNIPRFGKAYRKFMHKKFG, from the coding sequence ATGGAATATTCTATACAGAGCAAAGAACAACTGAGAGAATTATGGACCAATATCTACAATACGGAGGGGAAGCCCGATTGGTCCCACATATTACCTTATTATGATGAGCATATTTTCTTTTGGGACAGTGTCCAGAAAATTCATGGCATTGCAGATTTCACTACAATGACCGAGCGCTTGATCGCCAGGTCCAGCGACCTCAAAATGGATATCAAGAATATTGCCCAAAACGGCAATGTCATGTTCCTTGAGTGGGAGATGACACTGAGTTTCAAGAAATACCCCAATTCATCGGTATATGGTGCAAGCAGGGTCACCTTGAACGAACAGGGAAAAATCATAGAACAACGCGATTATTACGACCTGTGGGGAGATATCTTTGACAACATCCCCCGCTTCGGCAAGGCTTATCGCAAGTTTATGCATAAGAAATTCGGATAA
- a CDS encoding PocR ligand-binding domain-containing protein, producing the protein MKRNSLEYLDMERVNSLLEGFNKSTGFVTAILDLNGKILSKSGWRRICTEFHRINPLTGERCTQSDTILAQNCKDHETYHFYTCLNGLVDVAVPVIIQGEHVANLFSGQFFFKKPDLQFFKDQAIQFGFDTESYLQALSEVPVVSKEHVTRVMDFLLNMTQMISEMALQRIEQIELNKALQKSENALRESYERFRIAQDMSPDGFTILRPVRNEQGIIVDFSWVYENAAIATLNGTDPEKVIGRHLLDLFPGHKHSAIFKMYQEVAQSGIGQTMEIGYEGESITKPIWLRLVVVPMTGDIAILAQDLTERKHAEERLQFQHDHDFLTNLYNRGFLERALIHLQDECFLPVSLIIADTNGLKLINDSFGHAVGDEVLRKAAERLQHFAKPGDIVARYGGDEFIMVLPKTSRAEAEARLQKIESTEREAVQDSIQLSLAYGYDTRSSLQEDFAAVFKQAEDMMYRNKLYESSSTKNKTIKLVINSLFAKSDRESEHSKRVSALCEFIAKKLQMSTIEIHRMRIAGLLHDIGKIGVPENILNKPGTLSESEWEIIKRHPETGFRILSASNEFADISGAILEHHEHWDGSGYPRGISGESISLQARIITVADAFDAMTSSRSYKHPMSIKKAMLELERCAGTHFEPSLVRVFLDSYEEFNSPE; encoded by the coding sequence ATGAAGAGAAACAGTTTGGAATATCTCGATATGGAGCGGGTAAACTCCCTGCTTGAAGGATTCAACAAATCCACGGGATTTGTTACCGCCATTCTTGATCTTAATGGCAAGATACTCTCCAAATCTGGGTGGAGACGAATCTGTACTGAATTCCATCGCATCAATCCATTGACCGGTGAGAGGTGTACACAGAGTGATACCATCCTTGCACAGAATTGCAAGGATCATGAGACATATCACTTCTATACCTGCTTGAATGGTTTGGTGGATGTTGCCGTACCGGTCATAATCCAGGGTGAGCATGTTGCAAACTTGTTCTCGGGACAATTCTTTTTTAAGAAACCTGATCTTCAGTTTTTCAAGGACCAGGCAATCCAATTCGGATTTGATACAGAATCATATCTACAAGCTCTCAGTGAGGTACCGGTCGTTTCCAAGGAGCATGTGACCAGGGTGATGGACTTCCTGCTTAATATGACCCAGATGATCAGTGAGATGGCACTCCAGAGAATTGAACAGATTGAATTGAACAAGGCCTTACAAAAGAGTGAGAATGCGCTCAGAGAGAGTTATGAACGTTTCAGGATTGCACAGGATATGTCTCCTGATGGGTTTACCATCCTTCGGCCTGTACGTAATGAACAAGGAATCATAGTTGATTTTTCCTGGGTGTACGAGAATGCTGCAATTGCAACATTGAATGGCACTGACCCTGAAAAGGTAATAGGACGGCATTTGCTTGACCTGTTCCCGGGTCATAAACATTCTGCAATATTCAAGATGTATCAGGAGGTAGCACAATCCGGAATTGGTCAGACCATGGAGATTGGGTATGAGGGGGAGAGCATAACTAAACCGATATGGTTGAGATTGGTTGTCGTTCCCATGACAGGGGATATCGCTATTCTTGCCCAAGACCTAACTGAGCGCAAACACGCAGAGGAACGACTGCAATTTCAGCATGACCATGATTTCCTCACAAATCTCTATAACCGAGGTTTCTTGGAGAGAGCCTTGATACATCTGCAAGACGAGTGTTTTCTCCCCGTCTCCCTGATTATTGCAGATACCAATGGATTGAAGCTGATCAATGATTCCTTTGGGCATGCCGTTGGAGATGAGGTCTTGAGAAAAGCTGCAGAACGTTTACAACATTTCGCCAAACCAGGAGATATTGTTGCCCGTTATGGGGGTGATGAATTCATTATGGTGCTACCCAAAACCTCCAGAGCCGAGGCAGAAGCTCGTCTTCAAAAAATAGAATCTACCGAAAGAGAGGCTGTGCAGGACTCAATTCAATTATCCTTGGCTTATGGGTACGATACTCGTAGCAGCTTGCAAGAAGATTTTGCAGCCGTCTTCAAACAAGCAGAAGATATGATGTATCGCAACAAACTGTACGAAAGTTCCAGCACCAAGAACAAGACCATCAAATTGGTTATCAACTCGTTGTTTGCAAAAAGCGATCGTGAGTCGGAACATTCCAAACGGGTAAGTGCATTATGTGAATTCATTGCAAAGAAACTCCAGATGTCCACGATTGAGATTCATCGAATGAGAATCGCCGGGCTTCTCCATGATATAGGTAAAATTGGAGTTCCTGAAAATATACTCAACAAACCTGGAACGCTTTCAGAGAGCGAGTGGGAAATCATCAAACGACATCCAGAGACGGGGTTCAGAATCCTCTCAGCATCAAACGAGTTTGCCGATATTTCTGGTGCTATATTGGAGCACCATGAACATTGGGATGGATCAGGGTATCCTCGTGGCATCAGTGGTGAGTCAATCTCCCTTCAAGCTAGAATCATCACTGTTGCTGATGCATTCGATGCAATGACCAGCTCAAGATCCTATAAACATCCAATGAGCATCAAAAAGGCAATGCTTGAATTAGAACGATGTGCAGGAACACACTTTGAACCATCGCTCGTTCGTGTCTTTCTCGATTCGTATGAAGAGTTCAACTCACCGGAATGA
- a CDS encoding ABC transporter substrate-binding protein — translation MKLFAKNVLFLSLALLLLSVPIFAAGTTERGDKIEITVGSKIDTEGALLGNMIVLMLEKDGFRVIDKTQTGSTPIVRSAIIAGEIDIYPEYTGNAYYFFSGESEAELWKDFQAGYTKAAELDLKANNIVWLTPAPANNTWAISVRGDLAESESLETLDDLASYVNAGGHFKLAASEEFVSSEAALPSFEKGYGFSLDESQLLVFAGGNTTLTEQAAASGQEGVNAAMAYGTDGQLAALGLKVLTDTKNIQPVYAPSPIIRSEVLEQSPEIATLLEPVFQSLDLETLQLLNSRIAVEGQSPRMVAENYLKEKKFL, via the coding sequence ATGAAACTATTTGCAAAGAATGTACTCTTTCTCTCATTGGCTCTTTTACTGCTGTCTGTACCTATTTTTGCTGCAGGTACAACGGAGCGTGGGGATAAGATAGAGATAACTGTGGGTTCCAAGATAGATACAGAAGGCGCCTTACTGGGAAACATGATTGTACTTATGCTGGAAAAAGATGGATTTAGAGTAATTGATAAAACGCAGACCGGCTCCACACCCATTGTCCGCTCTGCCATTATCGCTGGTGAAATAGACATCTACCCAGAGTATACCGGCAATGCTTACTACTTCTTCTCCGGAGAAAGCGAAGCAGAGCTGTGGAAGGATTTCCAAGCTGGTTATACAAAGGCTGCAGAACTCGACCTAAAAGCTAACAACATAGTTTGGCTCACTCCTGCTCCCGCCAACAACACCTGGGCGATCTCAGTCCGCGGGGATCTTGCTGAAAGTGAATCCTTAGAAACCTTGGATGACCTAGCATCCTATGTAAATGCTGGAGGGCATTTCAAGCTCGCAGCAAGTGAAGAATTTGTATCCAGTGAGGCTGCACTCCCCAGTTTTGAGAAAGGATACGGATTTTCGCTTGATGAAAGCCAGCTCTTGGTATTTGCTGGTGGGAACACAACCCTCACCGAGCAAGCAGCAGCTTCTGGTCAGGAAGGGGTCAATGCAGCTATGGCATACGGAACCGACGGACAGCTTGCAGCACTCGGCTTGAAGGTACTCACCGACACAAAGAACATTCAACCAGTATATGCCCCTTCCCCGATCATACGCTCAGAAGTGCTTGAACAGAGTCCTGAAATTGCGACTCTCCTTGAACCTGTTTTCCAAAGTCTTGACCTTGAAACACTGCAGTTGCTCAACAGCAGGATTGCCGTTGAGGGACAGTCCCCCAGAATGGTTGCTGAGAACTATCTCAAGGAAAAAAAGTTCTTGTAG
- a CDS encoding mercuric reductase, with amino-acid sequence MKRYDVIIIGTGQATGTILGELLKQNQSIAVVESDRVGGSCVNWGCTPTKTFIASARAAHMIHRGSEFGIEVASYQTNFPKVMKRVNAIRDEANKGFTEWLEQTVDFYPGLGSFIDSHTVEIEGTRIHGEKIVIHTGTRARIPDIPGIDAVPWLDNKGILALGELPSHLLIIGGSYIGLEFAQAFRRLGSKVTIFESSTHIISREDEDISLIARTILEDEGIEILTSASISSISKEADQSISVHYQGETITGSHLLVGIGRVPNSDSLNLRSAGIVMDERGFITVDDECRTSVPHIFALGDVNGKGAFTHTSVHDGQVFLSVLSGGSKKISDRIPTYSLFIDPPLARVGLSEKEAKKLKIPYLVATKEMATISRAKEKDETKGRIKILVHKTNDTIIGAAVFGVGGDEVIGMIALAMQAGLRYQTIQDTVIPHPTVAELIPWVFSSLQSEA; translated from the coding sequence ATGAAACGGTATGATGTAATTATTATTGGAACCGGGCAAGCAACTGGGACCATACTTGGAGAACTTCTGAAGCAAAACCAATCTATTGCTGTGGTTGAGTCAGATCGCGTTGGAGGAAGTTGCGTCAACTGGGGTTGTACCCCAACCAAGACCTTTATCGCAAGCGCCCGCGCCGCTCACATGATTCACAGAGGAAGTGAGTTTGGCATCGAGGTAGCATCATACCAGACCAATTTTCCCAAGGTCATGAAACGTGTCAATGCCATCCGTGATGAAGCAAACAAAGGGTTTACGGAATGGCTCGAGCAAACAGTTGACTTCTATCCTGGTTTAGGGTCATTCATCGATTCCCATACCGTTGAGATTGAGGGAACACGTATCCATGGAGAGAAAATCGTCATTCATACGGGCACCAGGGCAAGGATCCCTGATATCCCTGGTATCGATGCCGTTCCTTGGTTGGACAACAAGGGGATCTTGGCTCTAGGGGAGCTTCCTTCCCATCTCTTGATAATAGGAGGGTCGTATATCGGGCTGGAATTCGCCCAGGCCTTCAGGAGACTCGGCTCCAAGGTAACGATATTTGAGTCATCTACACATATCATTTCCAGGGAGGATGAAGATATCAGCCTGATAGCAAGAACTATCCTTGAGGATGAAGGAATTGAGATCCTCACCTCTGCTTCCATCAGCTCAATCTCAAAAGAAGCCGATCAATCGATTTCTGTACACTACCAGGGAGAAACCATAACAGGATCCCACCTTTTGGTTGGTATTGGCAGAGTTCCAAACAGTGACTCACTTAATCTGCGCAGTGCCGGTATCGTGATGGATGAAAGAGGTTTCATTACGGTTGACGATGAGTGTAGAACATCCGTCCCCCATATCTTTGCACTCGGGGATGTAAATGGAAAAGGTGCATTTACCCACACATCCGTCCATGACGGCCAGGTTTTCCTCTCGGTGCTTTCTGGAGGTTCGAAAAAAATCTCTGACCGTATTCCCACCTACTCACTATTCATCGATCCACCACTTGCAAGAGTAGGTTTGAGTGAGAAAGAAGCAAAAAAGCTCAAAATACCATACTTGGTTGCAACCAAGGAGATGGCGACAATCAGCCGTGCAAAGGAAAAGGACGAAACAAAAGGACGCATCAAGATTTTGGTACACAAGACCAACGATACGATTATTGGGGCTGCTGTCTTTGGTGTGGGTGGAGATGAAGTGATCGGTATGATCGCTCTCGCCATGCAAGCAGGACTTCGTTATCAGACAATCCAGGATACCGTCATCCCTCACCCTACTGTGGCGGAATTGATTCCCTGGGTATTCTCTTCACTTCAATCGGAGGCATAA
- a CDS encoding ABC transporter permease, which produces MNRNVLQWRSLDKQVILTLFLFLLSLTLPFLQSRENRISEEFTVHVLSLGFIPILLLLAPPLMLLASVIIPEKNHARLLTSASMAFGVIFPILVLGIAGNALVENLGAFARYSPASGMYVYFASVSILYFMQKTLQRRDKIALFLVLIMIVGMGFLGMFDRLGILLEARNLGTRLAREILSHIRITGISLLISMLIGIPIAFLAFMNKAVRRVVFPILNVLQTIPGIALFGLLIAPLAALSRAFPVLRDWGIQGIGNAPAIIALSMYALYPIIRYTYTSLTGIDEQVVLAAKGMGMTSTQLWKIVRLPLATVGILHGIRVALVQTIGNATLAKLIGGDGLGVLVFEGLGQASVDMVLLGMLLIIAITVISDRLFQFLIKVFTPKSLAREDR; this is translated from the coding sequence TTGAATCGGAACGTACTCCAGTGGAGATCCCTCGATAAACAGGTAATATTGACGCTGTTCCTTTTTCTGCTGAGCTTAACACTGCCATTTTTACAATCACGGGAAAACAGGATATCTGAAGAGTTTACAGTACATGTGCTTTCACTTGGGTTTATCCCTATACTTCTCTTGCTTGCGCCCCCACTCATGCTCTTGGCAAGTGTAATCATTCCAGAGAAAAATCATGCTCGGCTCCTAACTTCTGCTTCCATGGCGTTTGGGGTGATTTTTCCCATTTTGGTATTGGGAATTGCTGGAAATGCCTTGGTTGAAAATCTGGGGGCTTTTGCCCGCTATAGTCCAGCATCAGGGATGTATGTGTATTTTGCCTCTGTCTCCATTCTTTACTTCATGCAAAAAACCTTGCAAAGACGTGATAAGATTGCCCTCTTCTTGGTATTGATCATGATAGTAGGCATGGGCTTTCTTGGCATGTTTGATCGCCTAGGAATTCTCTTGGAAGCAAGGAACCTAGGCACACGCTTGGCCCGTGAGATTCTATCTCATATCAGGATTACCGGGATAAGCCTGCTTATCAGTATGCTTATTGGAATTCCAATCGCATTTCTCGCCTTTATGAACAAAGCTGTCAGGCGTGTGGTATTCCCCATCCTCAATGTATTGCAGACTATTCCAGGGATTGCTCTTTTTGGTCTATTGATTGCTCCACTTGCCGCTCTCTCCAGGGCTTTCCCGGTTCTCCGGGACTGGGGGATCCAAGGAATTGGAAATGCTCCAGCAATCATTGCGCTTAGTATGTATGCACTCTATCCAATTATCCGATACACCTATACATCGCTTACTGGAATTGACGAGCAAGTTGTCCTAGCCGCAAAGGGAATGGGTATGACCTCCACACAACTATGGAAAATAGTTCGTCTTCCCTTGGCAACGGTGGGAATTCTTCATGGTATTCGGGTTGCACTGGTACAAACCATAGGAAATGCCACTCTGGCAAAGTTGATCGGAGGGGATGGGCTTGGGGTCTTGGTGTTTGAGGGACTTGGCCAGGCTTCAGTTGACATGGTCTTGCTTGGTATGCTCTTGATTATCGCTATAACAGTAATCTCTGATAGGCTCTTTCAGTTCTTGATCAAGGTATTCACACCAAAATCCTTAGCAAGGGAGGATCGCTGA
- a CDS encoding ABC transporter ATP-binding protein, whose translation MQLTAHPILSDTSIFLQADRISVRYGETEALKQVSLQIPTNRVTVLIGPSGCGKSTTLRCINALVKLSSGVITYGDESIQNMNETDLRRSMGYAIQSVGLMPHLSVEENVDLVPRLLGQERSGRGERVERLLTLVRLDPKIYRNKYPHELSGGEAQRVGVARALGADPPVLLMDEPFGAVDPLTREQLQDEFIRIQRQLKKTVIFVTHDIDEAIRLADYLVIMKDGEVVQADTPEHILASPKDDFVERFLGPDRSLKRLSLFTADHCCIQKVLTGMDAPSKSVLPEDSSRCYWQVDEKGQPLKGFVWLKGRLVSREVHGANHTVQTYSSMRECMAAILSLGLPAAAVVDDDGRLFGEVRFETIQTISIS comes from the coding sequence ATGCAATTGACTGCCCATCCTATCCTTTCAGACACTTCCATTTTTCTGCAAGCAGACCGAATCTCTGTCCGGTATGGAGAGACAGAGGCCCTCAAGCAAGTCTCCTTACAGATCCCTACCAACCGGGTAACCGTGTTGATCGGCCCAAGCGGGTGTGGGAAATCCACGACACTAAGGTGCATCAATGCACTGGTGAAACTCTCCTCTGGAGTCATAACCTATGGTGATGAGTCCATACAGAACATGAATGAGACTGATCTCAGGAGATCCATGGGATATGCCATTCAATCTGTTGGTTTGATGCCTCACCTGAGTGTAGAAGAGAATGTTGACCTGGTCCCACGATTGCTTGGACAGGAACGTTCAGGTAGAGGGGAGCGGGTAGAGCGATTGCTCACTCTGGTACGATTGGACCCCAAGATTTATCGGAACAAGTATCCCCATGAACTCTCCGGTGGGGAAGCCCAGCGTGTAGGGGTTGCACGTGCCCTTGGTGCAGATCCCCCTGTACTGCTGATGGATGAACCTTTTGGGGCTGTGGACCCACTTACCCGTGAACAGCTCCAGGATGAGTTTATCCGCATTCAACGCCAATTGAAGAAGACCGTTATTTTTGTCACCCATGATATTGATGAGGCTATCCGTCTTGCTGACTATCTGGTGATCATGAAGGATGGGGAAGTGGTACAAGCAGATACCCCAGAGCATATTCTAGCTTCTCCAAAGGATGACTTTGTGGAGCGATTTCTCGGCCCCGATCGGTCACTCAAACGGTTATCTCTCTTTACTGCCGACCACTGTTGCATCCAGAAGGTACTAACGGGAATGGATGCACCATCCAAATCAGTATTACCTGAGGATTCATCCAGATGTTATTGGCAAGTTGATGAGAAGGGACAACCTCTTAAAGGATTTGTGTGGCTAAAAGGTCGTCTTGTATCGCGGGAGGTACATGGCGCAAACCATACGGTACAGACATATTCTTCAATGAGGGAGTGTATGGCAGCCATCCTGAGCTTGGGATTGCCTGCAGCTGCTGTGGTAGATGATGATGGACGGCTATTCGGGGAGGTGCGTTTTGAGACAATCCAAACAATCAGCATCTCCTAG